A region of Argentina anserina chromosome 5, drPotAnse1.1, whole genome shotgun sequence DNA encodes the following proteins:
- the LOC126795296 gene encoding LOW QUALITY PROTEIN: transcription factor bHLH71 (The sequence of the model RefSeq protein was modified relative to this genomic sequence to represent the inferred CDS: inserted 2 bases in 1 codon), whose amino-acid sequence MALEAIASSEPFNFIIYDTISATPYSCQDSPAPAETSFLMDNCVATATPTMNAAGAQDQNQSGIVALESCTTLGTRSRSLTAVTQQLGKKTRKRKPRVCKNKEEAEMQRMTHIAVERNRRKQMNEHLAILRSLMPDTYAQRGDQASIVGGAIEFVKELEHLLLSLEAQKLQLLQANVVNEDSSNTSNCTTLEPIITPLLPFSGCDISLGHHCSWSQQQTPNKVTSKTKADIADIEVTLIETHANLRILTRRISPRELSKLVAGVQTLQLTILHLTVNTMYPFVLYFISVKIEEGCSLTSIDDIAAAFYHMLXVIEEAAALC is encoded by the exons ATGGCTTTAGAAGCCATAGCTTCCAGTGAGCCCTtcaacttcatcatctatgACACCATCTCCGCAACCCCTTACAGCTGCCAGGACTCTCCGGCTCCGGCTGAGACCAGCTTCTTAATGGATAACTGTGTGGCTACTGCTACTCCTACCATGAACGCGGCCGGAGCTCAAGATCAAAACCAAAGTGGTATTGTTGCTTTAGAGAGTTGTACCACACTCGGAACTCGAAGCCGCAGCCTGACGGCTGTGACTCAACAGCTAGGGAAGAAGACGAGGAAGCGAAAGCCGAGGGTTTGCAAGAACAAGGAAGAAGCCGAGATGCAGAGAATGACTCACATTGCTGTTGAGAGAAACCGCAGAAAGCAAATGAATGAGCATCTCGCCATCTTGCGATCTCTCATGCCCGATACTTATGCACAGAGG GGCGACCAAGCCTCTATAGTGGGTGGTGCCATAGAATTTGTGAAGGAGCTTGAGCACCTTTTGCTGTCCCTTGAAGCTCAGAAGCTTCAACTTCTACAGGCCAATGTTGTTAACGAAGACAGCAGTAATACTTCCAACTGCACAACTTTGGAGCCAATTATAACCCCATTGTTACCATTTTCAGGGTGTGATATTTCCCTAGGCCATCATTGCTCATGGTCTCAGCAGCAGACCCCTAACAAAGTCACATCAAAAACTAAAGCAGACATAGCTGATATTGAGGTCACATTGATTGAAACACATGCAAACCTTCGAATTTTGACGCGAAGAATTAGCCCAAGAGAGCTTTCGAAGTTGGTTGCAGGAGTGCAAACGCTTCAACTTACCATCCTTCATCTCACTGTTAACACTATGTACCCTTTTGTTCTCTACTTCATTAGTGTCAAG ATTGAAGAAGGGTGCTCGCTCACTTCAATAGATGACATAGCAGCAGCATTTTACCACATGCT AGTAATTGAGGAAGCAGCTGCCTTGTGTTAA
- the LOC126794474 gene encoding uncharacterized protein LOC126794474, translating to MSNPAHALHEEDDDQGEVFLDEADIVGEIAVDDEDLPDADDEVDELDDSIHIFTGHSDELYAVICSPTEPTLVATGGKDDKGFLWKIGQGDWAFELQGHKDSVSSLAFSNDGQLLASGSLDGIIQIWDIASGNLKCTLEGPGGGIEWIKWHPRGHVVLAGSEDSAVWMWNADNGSYLNLFSGHGGRVTCGDFTSDGKTICTGSADTTLRIWNPKSGESVHVVQGHPYHTTGLTCLTITSDSTLAVTGSEDGSVYIVNITTGKVVSSLVSHLDSVECIGLAPSSPWAATGSMDKKLIIWDLQHSMPRCTCEHEDGVTCLTWLGTSRYLATGCMDGKVRLWDSLSGDCIKTLHGHNEPVQSLSVSANQEFLVSVSTDGTARVFELHE from the exons ATGAGCAATCCAGCTCATGCTCTTcacgaagaagatgatgacCAAGGCGAGGTTTTTCTTGATGAAGCAGACATTGTTGGCGAAATTGCTGTTGATGATGAAG ATCTTCCTGATGCAGATGATGAAGTTG ATGAGCTTGATGATTCTATACACATATTTACCGGACATAGTG ATGAACTATACGCTGTTATATGCAGCCCAACAGAGCCTACTTTAGTTGCAACAGGGGGTAAAGATGACAAGGGGTTTCTTTGGAAAATTGGACAAGGAGATTGGGCTTTTGAGCTTCAAG GTCACAAGGATTCTGTTTCTAGTTTAGCATTTAGTAATGACGGACAATTGCTAGCATCTGGAAGCTTGGATGGTATCATCCAAATTTGGGACATAGCATCGGGAAATCTGAAATGTACTTTAGAAGGTCCTGGCGGGGGAATTGAG TGGATCAAGTGGCATCCTAGAGGTCATGTGGTCTTGGCTGGTTCAGAAGACTCTGCAGTTTGGATGTGGAATGCTGATAATGGTTCCTATCTGAATTTATTTTCGGGTCACGGTGGTAGAGTGACTTGTGGTGACTTTACCTCTGATG GAAAAACAATCTGCACTGGTTCTGCTGACACAACTCTGAGAATATGGAATCCAAAAAGTGGCGAGAGCGTTCATGTGGTACAAG GTCACCCGTACCATACTACAGGGTTGACATGTTTGACAATAACTTCTGATTCAACTTTAGCTGTTACTGGTTCCGAGGATGGTTCTGTTTACATTGTAAATATAACTACTGGAAAG GTTGTTAGTTCCCTGGTTTCACATTTAGATTCAGTTGAATGTATCGGGCTTGCACCAAG CTCCCCTTGGGCTGCAACAGGAAGTATGGATAAGAAGCTTATTATTTGGGACTTGCAGCATTCAATGCCCCGTTGTACCTGCGAACATGAG GATGGAGTGACATGTTTGACATGGCTGGGCACATCCAGGTATCTAGCAACAGGCTGTATGGATGGGAAGGTTCGGTTATGGGATAGCCTCTCTGGTGATTGCATAAAAACTTTGCATGGGCACAATGAGCCCGTTCAGTCTCTCTCTGTGTCTGCCAACCAAGAGTTCCTTGTTTCAGTATCTACGGATGGAACTGCCCGAGTTTTTGAGTTACATGAGTAA
- the LOC126794931 gene encoding RING-H2 finger protein ATL52-like, whose amino-acid sequence MGSIGSSSSPKTWIPYMNSRDCSQGFCSLYCPQWCHIIIPPPPSFNFAQDNSSSSPSLSPLVIAIIGILVSAFLLVSYYTIMSKYCGNGDRRRSRSREDHGQNEELEGTENRSLHEPWYVVTVGLDEALIKSLRVCKYKNGDDLIEGTDCAVCLSEFEEDENLRLLPKCNHAFHLPCIDTWLKSHLNCPLCRASVVSTNAPTHHQLPPAVTETPPSSSNEGGNVVMGTQVLERGHHPQNVAIVHGDVIPKTPLRASSGLGNSEERNTIIEIVADDPFHQTIRRSVSMDYICHDDRILVADIFRMNDEDEHVEGCPESESDEIAGSSTQSVAGGAGTPSLSKEHMGHVAIKRSFSSGRLFFTRPARARHSLIPL is encoded by the coding sequence ATGGGGTCTATAGGCAGTAGTAGTAGTCCAAAAACATGGATACCATATATGAACAGCAGAGATTGTTCTCAGGGTTTTTGTAGTTTGTACTGCCCACAATGGTGCCACATCATAATACCACCTCCTCCTTCCTTCAATTTTGCTCAAGACAATTCCTCATCTTCTCCAAGTCTCTCTCCTCTTGTTATTGCAATCATTGGCATTCTGGTGAGTGCCTTTCTTCTTGTGAGCTACTACACCATAATGTCCAAGTACTGCGGTAACGGGGacagaagaagatcaagaagcAGAGAAGATCATGGCCAGAATGAGGAGTTGGAAGGTACCGAAAATCGTTCTCTTCATGAACCGTGGTATGTGGTGACTGTTGGATTGGATGAAGCTCTGATCAAGTccttgagagtttgcaagtacAAGAATGGAGATGACTTGATTGAAGGGACGGATTGCGCTGTGTGTCTGAGTgagtttgaagaagatgagaacCTGAGGCTGTTGCCCAAGTGCAACCATGCTTTTCATCTACCATGTATTGATACATGGCTCAAGTCTCACTTGAATTGCCCCCTATGTCGTGCCAGTGTGGTTTCAACAAATGCTCCAACGCATCATCAATTGCCTCCTGCTGTGACTGAAACTCCTCCGAGCAGTAGCAACGAAGGTGGAAATGTAGTAATGGGGACACAAGTTTTGGAGAGGGGTCATCATCCTCAAAATGTGGCGATAGTGCATGGAGATGTGATTCCAAAGACACCATTGCGTGCTTCTAGTGGTTTGGGAAATTCAGAAGAGAGGAATACAATAATAGAGATAGTTGCTGATGATCCATTTCATCAAACAATTAGAAGGTCAGTCTCCATGGACTATATATGTCACGATGACCGCATTTTAGTGGCCGATATTTTTCGCAtgaatgatgaagatgaacatgtgGAAGGCTGCCCAGAGTCAGAATCAGATGAGATAGCTGGTTCTTCAACACAATCAGTAGCTGGAGGAGCTGGAACTCCTAGCCTCTCTAAAGAGCATATGGGACATGTTGCAATCAAGAGATCATTTTCGAGTGGGAGATTGTTTTTCACTAGGCCTGCAAGAGCAAGGCATTCACTAATTCCACTCTAA